One Halalkalicoccus tibetensis genomic region harbors:
- a CDS encoding FKBP-type peptidyl-prolyl cis-trans isomerase — MGIEPGDQATIEYTGRLTDEEGTVFDTSREEVAEEAGLAESQPEREYEPLTVEPGAGQLIEGFDEGLVGLEEGDSETITVPPEKGYGEHTDEQVIEQERDGFDEMLGQPPEEGMMIQTEQQQVGEIVDVTEEVVRIDFNHELAGETLEFDVEVVSID; from the coding sequence ATGGGAATCGAACCCGGCGATCAGGCGACGATCGAGTACACAGGGCGATTGACCGACGAGGAGGGGACGGTGTTCGACACGTCCCGCGAGGAGGTCGCCGAGGAGGCGGGGCTGGCCGAATCCCAGCCCGAACGGGAGTACGAGCCGCTCACCGTCGAGCCCGGCGCGGGCCAGCTCATCGAGGGGTTCGACGAGGGGCTGGTCGGCCTCGAGGAGGGCGACTCCGAGACGATCACCGTCCCCCCGGAGAAGGGCTACGGCGAGCACACCGACGAGCAGGTCATCGAGCAGGAGCGCGACGGGTTCGACGAGATGCTCGGCCAGCCCCCCGAGGAGGGGATGATGATCCAGACCGAACAGCAGCAGGTCGGCGAGATCGTCGACGTCACCGAGGAGGTCGTCCGGATCGACTTCAACCACGAGCTCGCCGGCGAGACCCTCGAGT
- a CDS encoding MFS transporter, whose protein sequence is MDRLASLRREASGLWAGGTGKLLIVIALGWGLLNGTRMIYPVLLPQLSADFDLTLTTAGFLVTLIWLGYAIGQVPGGVLADRRGERAVMTASVVLATISLLLVVLAPSALALFAATALFGLGLSLYPVARITALSELYPDRIGRALGITMAAGDTGQTLLPPLAGAIAAVAAWQAGLGFVIPALVAVAVALWLTLPPSTDRESGDGDFSLAGARSVLGQLRHPTLLFMAVILFLYIGILQTFSAFYPTYLIQEKGLSSAASSTLFGLFFAVGIVAKPAAGVAYDRVGIRRSLPIVLAGAIVGFSLLPVVESLVPLVVVTVLVSTMLGSGAITQSYLSDTIPEEIQGTGLGAVRSFASMMGAMGPVLFGAVAERGFFDEGYVLLAVLVAVITLLTLRLPED, encoded by the coding sequence ATGGATCGGTTGGCATCCCTCCGACGGGAGGCGAGCGGGCTCTGGGCGGGCGGCACGGGCAAGCTGCTGATCGTGATCGCGCTCGGCTGGGGGCTGCTCAACGGCACGCGGATGATCTACCCGGTGTTGCTCCCGCAGCTCAGCGCCGACTTCGACCTGACGCTCACCACCGCCGGCTTTCTGGTGACGCTCATCTGGTTGGGCTACGCGATCGGCCAGGTCCCCGGGGGCGTGCTGGCCGATCGGCGCGGCGAGCGGGCGGTAATGACTGCGAGCGTCGTGCTGGCCACCATTAGCCTGCTTTTGGTCGTGCTCGCGCCCTCGGCGCTCGCGCTGTTCGCCGCGACCGCGCTGTTCGGGCTGGGGCTGTCGCTGTACCCCGTCGCCCGGATCACCGCCCTCTCGGAGCTCTACCCCGACCGGATCGGGCGCGCGCTGGGCATCACGATGGCGGCGGGCGATACCGGCCAGACCCTCCTCCCGCCGCTCGCCGGCGCCATCGCGGCCGTGGCCGCCTGGCAGGCCGGGCTGGGGTTCGTTATCCCCGCCCTGGTGGCGGTCGCCGTCGCCCTCTGGCTGACGCTGCCGCCGTCCACCGATCGGGAATCGGGTGATGGCGACTTCTCGCTCGCGGGCGCCCGGAGCGTGCTCGGGCAGCTTCGCCACCCCACCCTCCTGTTCATGGCCGTCATCCTCTTCCTCTACATCGGCATCCTCCAGACGTTCTCGGCGTTCTATCCCACCTACTTGATCCAGGAGAAGGGCCTCTCTTCTGCGGCCTCGAGCACGCTGTTCGGCCTCTTCTTCGCCGTGGGGATCGTCGCCAAACCTGCGGCCGGGGTGGCCTACGACCGGGTCGGGATCCGTCGCTCGTTGCCGATCGTCCTCGCCGGGGCGATCGTCGGCTTCTCGTTGCTGCCGGTCGTCGAGAGCCTCGTCCCGCTGGTCGTCGTCACCGTGCTCGTCAGCACGATGCTCGGATCGGGGGCGATCACCCAGTCGTACCTCTCGGATACGATCCCCGAGGAGATCCAGGGCACCGGGCTGGGCGCGGTCCGCTCGTTCGCCTCGATGATGGGGGCGATGGGCCCGGTGCTGTTCGGCGCGGTCGCCGAGCGGGGCTTCTTCGACGAGGGCTACGTCCTGCTCGCGGTGCTCGTCGCGGTCATCACGCTGCTCACGCTTCGCCTGCCCGAGGACTGA